From Clavelina lepadiformis chromosome 9, kaClaLepa1.1, whole genome shotgun sequence, the proteins below share one genomic window:
- the LOC143470484 gene encoding NIPA-like protein 2 isoform X2, producing MEMIITESYNATTSSHTNTTIPAEPNVAFDGHELIGLALALGGNLLISISLTVQKKAHNRLGQDSGMKYCLDKWWWLGMFLMIGGELGNFMAYGFAPASLVAPLGSVAVIANAIIAFVFLREPISMPSMMGVTLVIVGSVTLISFSARGSPTLTSVEIVTYLQAWTFLLFVRGNEHLIILLLLVAVIASITIIAAKAVSTMISETIFQGRQQILNAFFWVSLIILPITTATQIRFLNRAMQLYDVSDVVPVNFIFFTISAILAGAIFYKEFKGVAFDRIFIFLFGCILSFIGVYIIAHQDEYKEKKEENRNRTGTGDSGLDPGSSDGSSSSFSSEILTLSDSEASASGNAISCKDKRESAIISRNKTPEHSETTKLVENPRRTSESWKNVFYEAVKALKSSTVVKLVQPSN from the exons ATGGAAATGATTATTACAGAAAGCTACAATGCTACGACTAGTTCTCACACAAACACTACCATACCCGCGGAGCCTAATGTTGCCTTTGATGGTCATGAGCTGATTGGGCTGGCGTTGGCACTTGGAGGCAACTTGCTTATAAGTATATCGCTCACCGTACAGAAAAAGGCGCATAACAG GTTGGGGCAAGACAGCGGAATGAAATACTGCTTGGACAAATGGTGGTGGCTGGGGATGTTTTTAATGATCGGCGGGGAATTGGGCAACTTTATGGCGTACGGATTTGCTCCTGCCTCCCTAGTAGCTCCGCTCGGAAGCGTCGCCGTAATTGCTAATGCGATCATAGCCTTCGTTTTTTTACGGGAACCAATCTCGATGCCGAGCATGATGGGAGTAACGCTGGTTATA GTTGGCTCAGTGACCTTGATAAGCTTTTCTGCGAGAGGAAGCCCAACTCTGACGAGCGTGGAGATCGTAACATATCTACAGGCTTGGACTTTCTTATT ATTCGTTCGTGGCAATGAAcatttgattattcttctacTGCTCGTCGCCGTAATAGCTTCCATAACCATAATAGCAGCAAAAGCTGTGTCAACAATGATATctgaaacaatatttcaagGTCGCCAGCAAATCCTTAACGCATTTTTCTGGGTCAGCCTGATCATCTTACCGATTACAACAGCCACTCAGATTCGTTTTCTTAACCGA GCTATGCAACTGTATGATGTCTCTGACGTGGTGCCGGTCAACTTCATTTTCTTCACTATAAGCGCGATTCTAGCCGGTGCTATATTCTACAAAGAATTCAAAGGTGTCGCCTTTGATCGAAtcttcatttttcttttcggCTGCATTTTGTCTTTCATCGGAGTCTACATTATTGCTCACCA AGATGAgtacaaagaaaaaaaggaaGAAAACCGAAACAGAACTGGGACGGGAGACAGCGGATTGGATCCAGGTTCAAGCGATGGAAGTAGCAGCAGTTTCAGTTCGGAGATTTTAACTTTATCCGACTCTGAAGCTTCAGCTAGCGGTAACGCAATTTCATGTAAAGACAAAAGAGAGAGCGCAATAATAAGCCGGAATAAAACTCCTGAACACAGCGAAACCACAAAACTGGTTGAGAATCCCCGGAGGACGTCAGAATCGTGGAAAAATGTCTTTTACGAGGCCGTAAAAGCATTGAAGTCGTCAACAGTTGTTAAACTGGTTCAGCCATCAAATTGA
- the LOC143470484 gene encoding NIPA-like protein 2 isoform X1: protein MEMIITESYNATTSSHTNTTIPAEPNVAFDGHELIGLALALGGNLLISISLTVQKKAHNRLGQDSGMKYCLDKWWWLGMFLMIGGELGNFMAYGFAPASLVAPLGSVAVIANAIIAFVFLREPISMPSMMGVTLVIVGSVTLISFSARGSPTLTSVEIVTYLQAWTFLLYVGVEIVVLAILLYLKFVRGNEHLIILLLLVAVIASITIIAAKAVSTMISETIFQGRQQILNAFFWVSLIILPITTATQIRFLNRAMQLYDVSDVVPVNFIFFTISAILAGAIFYKEFKGVAFDRIFIFLFGCILSFIGVYIIAHQDEYKEKKEENRNRTGTGDSGLDPGSSDGSSSSFSSEILTLSDSEASASGNAISCKDKRESAIISRNKTPEHSETTKLVENPRRTSESWKNVFYEAVKALKSSTVVKLVQPSN, encoded by the exons ATGGAAATGATTATTACAGAAAGCTACAATGCTACGACTAGTTCTCACACAAACACTACCATACCCGCGGAGCCTAATGTTGCCTTTGATGGTCATGAGCTGATTGGGCTGGCGTTGGCACTTGGAGGCAACTTGCTTATAAGTATATCGCTCACCGTACAGAAAAAGGCGCATAACAG GTTGGGGCAAGACAGCGGAATGAAATACTGCTTGGACAAATGGTGGTGGCTGGGGATGTTTTTAATGATCGGCGGGGAATTGGGCAACTTTATGGCGTACGGATTTGCTCCTGCCTCCCTAGTAGCTCCGCTCGGAAGCGTCGCCGTAATTGCTAATGCGATCATAGCCTTCGTTTTTTTACGGGAACCAATCTCGATGCCGAGCATGATGGGAGTAACGCTGGTTATA GTTGGCTCAGTGACCTTGATAAGCTTTTCTGCGAGAGGAAGCCCAACTCTGACGAGCGTGGAGATCGTAACATATCTACAGGCTTGGACTTTCTTATTGTATGTTGGCGTTGAAATCGTCGTACTGGCTATTTTGCTCTACCTCAA ATTCGTTCGTGGCAATGAAcatttgattattcttctacTGCTCGTCGCCGTAATAGCTTCCATAACCATAATAGCAGCAAAAGCTGTGTCAACAATGATATctgaaacaatatttcaagGTCGCCAGCAAATCCTTAACGCATTTTTCTGGGTCAGCCTGATCATCTTACCGATTACAACAGCCACTCAGATTCGTTTTCTTAACCGA GCTATGCAACTGTATGATGTCTCTGACGTGGTGCCGGTCAACTTCATTTTCTTCACTATAAGCGCGATTCTAGCCGGTGCTATATTCTACAAAGAATTCAAAGGTGTCGCCTTTGATCGAAtcttcatttttcttttcggCTGCATTTTGTCTTTCATCGGAGTCTACATTATTGCTCACCA AGATGAgtacaaagaaaaaaaggaaGAAAACCGAAACAGAACTGGGACGGGAGACAGCGGATTGGATCCAGGTTCAAGCGATGGAAGTAGCAGCAGTTTCAGTTCGGAGATTTTAACTTTATCCGACTCTGAAGCTTCAGCTAGCGGTAACGCAATTTCATGTAAAGACAAAAGAGAGAGCGCAATAATAAGCCGGAATAAAACTCCTGAACACAGCGAAACCACAAAACTGGTTGAGAATCCCCGGAGGACGTCAGAATCGTGGAAAAATGTCTTTTACGAGGCCGTAAAAGCATTGAAGTCGTCAACAGTTGTTAAACTGGTTCAGCCATCAAATTGA
- the LOC143470420 gene encoding uncharacterized protein LOC143470420: MSRSDRGQELPGAYRRPGDPGSAKSMDRSAYPPKPSRYTSSSFNPTDNEFGADQFNFNDSDTSASRSRNASTLPSGKSSHAYPRHTSGSSMASSQLPSLREGKNRTISMGAHHQNRNKGRRSYQPGESSRSRNAPPYTISGTTKRTTSGSDGSSLYSSADSIDSQDDFEGPTPPRPPKPDKYRDSSSSNFTGQFYPDPLESANMRRLQSDFSEDTDTTITNGDNRKSDLEELTHYFNKKLADVQKQAERAMNDVQSGKSSQARTASFQDDSSSYSYQRGPPGGGPHSKRHGADFDNRTIRPTNRANPLLSDSSTLTPTNSRSFRPSDSSQHTETSISAVRDEIDSLKSQISRGLGHMESSGATSSQDMEMMADYFSKKLEECQKQVYNAVNKVQNQVGDLRKGFDAPPTPPRNHREWDQEEYYDSSDSGIGPRNLTIRPPARAQSGTSRNRASAPALSSAPSHSMRNHEIHHNQFPPPLPPDDDESLPRMDSVIENEKAPPLPPPMYREEFMPILDDEGDLGSDCEDDWDDFEEFIDDDTPAPETSIPVPQITVKKTNYIYQAVYIVYILAFLAYVYVRIQFTLDAPGLNRIYCIVVAILEIITAPSLILQGLCLWKWVSREQAPTDAFLQPKFHTARIMVPTYKEPLEVVAGTVHEIIHMDLPPHFHVHVYVLDDGKRESLENWVLSKRTKRRVFLHYVARPKLPGVPHHAKAGNINHTLHYVFDDAYAEKECVIIFDADFMPRRNYLLRVLPVFSEKRTRPLALVQTPQFFYNVNPDEDVWDHLNVSFFHRIEPSLDRWSAVNCCGTNFVVRGDALKDVGYFPVGCLTEDTLLSLRLCTMGWGVAYHHEVLAIGQSPHEVTEIFKQRSRWCKGNLQIFLDEFPLMQSGLSLSQRIFYSSCGFNYFAASISIPFFQLVPAWAIFFGLWPVSKIGLEFAFAFFIYYILGNILLLFPPPGFSIRDMWNGELASTNLWFTYFNGVRRIVGTKILKGKGELTFKTTKKKTDDDDEGSNVGFQKEDVRACYMHFIMFFIMLITIVYAIVQAVIATDVKFYFYYMYMIGMSWALINMTPYLIVVIYCWYRVRIPGLMVACFRNVQLLLRLVCGILILVQAFTTRNLTENFVCPHPYDTTLGQSELAVVQTLDIASGLQVNRNAFWLLGLKDDFYTIQQIKETACNEDKIPIIVFFMHPSQGLALDEEAGHYMPDSRIDTWEEYDELIEKYSRELEDVPAMIVMEPSLLMHTFNSKTEYHNTEYQVAFATRVQNVVDLFPSAWVYVDSGNAMYLQWQVNLDHIIGVMKQMPPTIRGFSINVGSFVNSSFNDLLASAIHCETGLHYIIDTSRNGGQFSSRSLDEINQCTYDPPTVKNGSIPSWGPGAKVGIVTGAVLNEELDIEEDAASDDPVEKKKRWVLGSDNGGDAIYNADSPAAGGVSPEQPEGGGGGGGGGGGGGGGGGDATYDESYGYEYDNYEEGGYSLQRAVCVTTEESGLDAYAWVKTPGESDGRLFTAGTYHPCLLDHFQECSETCPQYVPKISGEFQRLEQCECS; encoded by the exons ATGAGCAGGAGTGATAGAGGTCAAGAG CTCCCGGGAGCTTATAGGCGACCCGGGGATCCCGGAAGCGCAAAGAGCATGGATAGAAGCGCTTATCCCCCGAAACCATCCCGCTACACATCGTCTTCTTTT AATCCAACAGACAACGAATTTGGAGCTGATCAGTTCAACTTTAACGACAGTGACACCAGCGCGAG TCGTTCTCGGAACGCAAGTACGCTACCTAGCGGCAAGAGCAGTCACGCCTACCCCCGACACACATCCGGCTCGTCAATGGCAAGCAGCCAGTTGCCATCGTTGCGGGAAGGAAAAAACAGAACAATTTCAATGGGAGCTCATCatcaaaatagaaataaaggAAGACGAAGTTACCAGCCTGGTGAATCGAGTCGATCACGCAACGCACCACCTTACACA ATCAGTGGAACCACAAAGCGTACAACGTCTGGCTCAGATGGTTCGAGCCTCTACAGCTCAGCCGACAGCATTG ATTCACAAGATGATTTTGAAGGCCCTACTCCACCGCGACCACCAAAGCCA GACAAGTACCGAGATTCATCCTCATCCAATTTTACAGGCCAATTTTACCCTGATCCGTTAGAG AGCGCTAATATGAGGAGGCTACAATCGGATTTTTCTGAAGACACCGACACTACAATAACAAACGGGGACAATAGAAAAAGCGACCTTGAAGAATTGACACATTACTTTAACAA AAAACTTGCAGACGTACAAAAACAAGCTGAAAGGGCAATGAACGACGTACAAAGTGGAAAAAGTAGTCAAGCA AGGACGGCATCATTCCAGGACGACTCTTCATCGTACAGCTACCAGCGTGGCCCCCCTGGAGGTGGGCCGCACAGCAAGAGGCATGGAGCCGACTTTGACAATCGCACCATAAGGCCGACAAATCGAGCTAACCCTTTGCTCTCTGACTCGTCCACGCTCACCCCAACTAACAGCAGGTCGTTTCGTCCG TCGGATTCGTCACAACATACTGAAACTAGCATCTCAGCTGTTCGCGATGAGATTGACAGTCTGAAATCACAAATCTCTCGAGGACTTGGTCATATGGAATCGAGTGGAGCCACCTCCTCGCAGGACATGGAAATGATGGCCGACTACTTTAGCAAAAAGCTCGAAGAATGTCAAAAACAG GTGTACAATGCGGTCAATAAAGTGCAAAATCAAGTTGGGGATTTGAGGAAAGGATTCGATGCACCGCCAACACCGCCGAGG AATCACCGGGAATGGGACCAGGAGGAGTATTACGACAGTAGTGACAGCGGGATCGGCCCCAGGAATCTTACGATTCGACCTCCGGCAAGAGCGCAGAGCGGAACATCACGCAACAGAG CGTCCGCTCCCGCCTTATCTTCCGCTCCCTCGCACTCGATGCGGAACCATGAGATCCACCACAACCAATTTCCTCCACCCCTTCCTCCAGATGACGACGAGTCACTTCCCAGAATGGACAGCGTGATTGAGAACGAAAAAGCGCCGCCTCTGCCTCCTCCAATGTACAGGGAGGAATTTATGCCAATTTTGGACGATGAAGGGGATCTCGGTTCGGATTGCGAAGACGACTGGGATGATTTTGAAGAG TTCATTGATGATGACACGCCTGCACCAGAAACATCCATCCCAGTACCTCAAATCACGGTGAAGAAGACCAACTACATTTACCAGGCAGTTTACATTGTGTACATCTTGGCCTTTCTCGCCTACGTCTACGTTCGCATCCAGTTCACGCTCGATGCACCCGGGCTTAACAGGATCTACTGTATCGTTGTCGCCATATTGGAAATTATCACCGCTCCATCGCTTATTCTGCAG GGTTTGTGTTTGTGGAAATGGGTCTCCAGGGAACAGGCTCCAACCGATGCTTTTCTGCAACCAAAGTTTCACACCGCTCGTATCATGGTACCGACGTACAAG GAACCTCTGGAAGTGGTAGCTGGGACTGTGCACGAAATTATTCATATGGATCTGCCACCGCACTTTCATGTTCATGTTTACGTCTTGGATGATGGTAAACGAGAAAGTTTGGAAAACTGGGTTTTATCAAAACGAACTAAacg ACGTGTCTTCCTCCACTATGTTGCTCGACCCAAACTTCCTGGAGTTCCTCACCACGCCAAGGCCGGTAACATCAATCACACCCTTCATTACGTATTTGATGACGCTTATGCTGAGAAGGAATGCGTGATTATTTTTGATGCTGACTTTATGCCAAG GAGAAACTATCTGCTCCGAGTGCTACCCGTCTTCTCCGAGAAGAGAACTCGGCCTCTTGCCTTGGTGCAGACGCCGCAGTTCTTCTACAACGTCAATCCCGATGAGGACGTATGGGATCATTTAAACGTCTCCTTCTTCCATCGTATCGAACCGAGTTTGGACCGCTGGAGCGCTGTTAACTGCTGCGGCACTAATTTCGTTGTAAGAGGAGACGCCTTAAAGGACGTTGGGTATTTCCCAGTAGGTTGTCTAACTGAGGACACTCTGCTGTCGCTACGTCTTTGCACAATGGGATGGGGTGTCGCTTACCATCACGAAGTACTGGCCATTGGCCAGTCGCCTCACGAGGTCACTGAGATTTTCAAGCAACGTTCGCGATGGTGTAAAGGCAATCTTCAGATTTTCTTGGATGAGTTTCCTCTTATGCAATCCGGCCTGTCTTTGTCTCAGAGGATCTTCTACAGTTCTTGTGGATTTAACTATTTTGCTGCGTCCATTTCAATTCCTTTCTTCCAGCTTGTACCGGCATGGGCTATTTTCTTCGGACTGTGGCCTGTATCAAAGATCGGACTGGAGTTCGCTTTCGCCTTCTTCATTTACTATATTTTGGGAAACATTCTGCTGCTCTTCCCGCCGCCTGGGTTCAGTATAAGAGACATGTGGAACGGAGAGCTGGCTTCTACCAACCTATGGTTCACTTACTTTAACGGTGTGAGACGTATTGTGGGGACAAAGATTTTGAAAGGAAAAG GTGAGTTGACGTTCAAGACAACCAAAAAGAAAACGGACGATGACGACGAAGGATCAAATGTTGGATTCCAGAAGGAAGACGTCAGAGCCTGCTACATGCACTTCATTATGTTCTTTATCATGTTAATCACCATCGTCTATGCCATTGTTCAAG CCGTCATTGCCACGGAcgtgaagttttacttttactaCATGTACATGATTGGTATGTCTTGGGCTTTGATCAACATGACGCCGTATTTGATTGTCGTCATCTACTGCTGGTACCGGGTTCGAATCCCTGGCCTGATGGTCGCCTGCTTCAGAAACGTACAGCTGCTACTTCGTTTGGTTTGCGGCATTCTTATTTTGGTACAGGCCTTCACTACCAGAAATCTTACAGAAAACTTTGTCTGTCCCCATCCGTACGACACCACTCTAG GGCAAAGTGAACTGGCTGTGGTGCAGACGTTAGACATTGCATCTGGTCTTCAAGTCAACCGTAACGCCTTCTGGCTGCTCGGACTCAAAGATGACTTTTATACAATTCAGCAAATCAAGGAGACCGCCTGTAATGAGGACAAAATTCCGATTATTGTATTCTTTATGCATCCGTCACAAGGACTGGCTTTAGATGAAGAGGCGGGTCATTACATGCCCGACTCACGTATTG ATACCTGGGAAGAGTACGACGAATTGATAGAAAAATATTCAAGAGAACTAGAAGATGTGCCAGCGATGATTGTAATGGAACCATCGTTACTTATGCACACCTTTAATTCTAAGACCGAATATCACAACACCGAGTATCAA GTGGCTTTTGCAACTAGAGTACAAAACGTGGTAGACTTGTTTCCAAGTGCTTGGGTGTATGTCGACTCGGGTAACGCCATGTATCTACAATGGCAAGTTAACCTTGACCACATAATAGGAGTTATGAAGCAAATGCCGCCGACTATTCGAGGATTTTCCATCAACGTCGGCTCTTTCGTTAATTCCTCATTTAATGATCTGTTAGCTTCAGCGATTCATTGTGAAACTGGATTACATTACATCATTGACACCTCAAGAAACGGTGGCCAGTTTTCAAGCAG GTCATTAGATGAGATCAATCAGTGCACTTATGATCCACCCACCGTGAAAAACGGCAGCATACCTTCGTGGGGCCCTGGGGCTAAAGTTGGCATAGTCACCGGCGCAGTGCTCAACGAAGAGTTAGATATAGAGGAAGACGCGGCCAGCGACG ATCCAGTCGAGAAAAAAAAGAGATGGGTTCTTGGTTCTGACAACGGAGGTGATGCTATCTATAATGCGGATAGTCCAGCTGCGGGCGGGG TATCGCCTGAACAACCGGAAGGTGGTGGCGGCGGCGGAGGTGGTGGTGGCGGCGGCGGCGGCGGCGGCGGCGACGCTACATACGATGAGAGTTACGGGTATGAGTATGACAATTACGAAGAGGGTGGCTACAGCTTACAACGTGCTGTGTGCGTCACCACGGAGGAGAGCGGCTTAGACGCCTACGCTTGGGTCAAAACTCCCGGAGAATCGGATGGTCGTTTGTTTACTGCCGGTACATATCACCCCTGTCTTCTTGATCACTTCCAAGAGTGCAGTGAAACGTGTCCTCAATACGTGCCGAAAATCAGCGGAGAGTTTCAGCGCTTGGAACAATGTGAATGTTCCTAG
- the LOC143470575 gene encoding uncharacterized protein LOC143470575, whose translation MSRKKVTIFQVAKVVTCFVIIILIITISLVSMNSTKNGNVTTTSSHEYSGQLSSNQSAYTSIPEQTTKNSKEEQFSFTCPHIYNAVLGRSELTVTKTLDANSGLRVTRNGFWLLGLKDDFYTIQQIKETACNEDKIPIIVFFMHPSQGLALDEEAGHYMPDSRIDTWEEYDELIEKYSRELEDVPAMIVMEPSLLMHTFNSKTEYHNTEYQVAFATRVQNVVDLFPSAWVYVDSGNAMYLQWQVNLDHIIGVMKQMPPTIRGFSINVGSFVNSSFNDLLASAIHCETGLHYIIDTSRNGGQFSSRSLDEINQCTYDPPTVKNGSIPSWGPGAKVGIVTGAVLNEELDIEEDAASDDPVEKKKRWVLGSDNGGDAIYNADSPAEGGVSPEQPEGGGGGGGGGGGGGGGGDATYDESYGYEYDNYEEGGYSLQRAVCVTTEESGLDAYAWVKTPGESDGRLFPAGAYHPCLLDHHQECNATCPQFVPRINGELQRSKSCEC comes from the exons ATGTCTCGAAAGAAAGTAACGATCTTTCAAGTGGCAAAGGTGGTCACGTGCTTCGTCATCATTATTCTTATTATCACTATATCACTGGTGTCGATGAATTCCACCAAAAATGGCAACGTTACCACCACATCTTCACATGAATACTCAGGACAGTTGA GTTCCAACCAGTCGGCCTATACTAGTATACCAGAACAAACAACCAAGAACAGCAAAGAAGAGCAGTTCTCCTTTACTTGTCCTCACATCTATAATGCAGTTTTGG GCCGAAGCGAACTGACCGTTACAAAAACACTTGACGCCAATTCAGGCCTGCGAGTAACTCGGAATGGGTTTTGGTTGCTCGGGCTCAAAGATGACTTTTATACAATTCAGCAAATCAAGGAGACCGCCTGTAATGAGGACAAAATTCCGATTATTGTATTCTTTATGCATCCGTCACAAGGACTGGCTTTAGATGAAGAGGCGGGTCATTACATGCCCGACTCACGTATTG ATACCTGGGAAGAGTACGACGAATTGATAGAAAAATATTCAAGAGAACTAGAAGATGTGCCAGCGATGATTGTAATGGAACCATCGTTACTTATGCACACCTTTAATTCTAAGACCGAATATCACAACACCGAGTATCAA GTGGCTTTCGCAACTAGAGTACAAAACGTGGTAGACTTGTTTCCAAGTGCTTGGGTGTATGTCGACTCGGGTAACGCCATGTATCTACAATGGCAAGTTAACCTTGACCACATAATAGGAGTTATGAAGCAAATGCCGCCGACTATTCGAGGATTTTCCATCAACGTCGGTTCTTTCGTTAATTCCTCATTTAATGATCTGTTAGCTTCAGCGATTCATTGTGAAACTGGATTACATTACATCATTGACACGTCAAGAAACGGTGGCCAGTTTTCAAGCAG GTCATTAGATGAGATCAATCAGTGCACTTATGATCCACCCACCGTGAAAAACGGCAGCATACCTTCATGGGGCCCTGGGGCTAAAGTTGGCATAGTCACCGGCGCAGTGCTCAACGAAGAGTTAGATATAGAGGAAGACGCGGCCAGCGACG ATCCAGTCGAGAAAAAAAAGAGATGGGTTCTTGGTTCTGACAACGGAGGTGATGCTATCTATAATGCGGATAGTCCAGCTGAGGGCGGGG TATCGCCTGAACAACCGGAAGGTGGTGGCGGCGGTGGTGGTGGCGGTGGTGGTGGCGGCGGCGGCGGTGACGCTACATACGATGAGAGTTACGGGTATGAATATGACAATTACGAAGAGGGTGGCTACAGCTTACAACGTGCTGTGTGCGTCACCACGGAGGAGAGCGGCTTAGACGCCTACGCTTGGGTCAAAACTCCCGGAGAATCGGATGGTCGTTTGTTTCCTGCCGGTGCCTATCATCCCTGTCTTCTTGATCACCATCAGGAGTGCAATGCAACCTGTCCACAGTTTGTACCGAGGATCAACGGAGAGCTTCAGCGTTCGAAATCTTGCGAATGTTGA
- the LOC143470574 gene encoding uncharacterized protein LOC143470574, which translates to MTTPDTGSGFEDPTTLPNNDEESTDDDNVGLIVGLAVGITLFIVCAIFFYIWCYRRKHGRWPKPIRRRRTQRENFNPYGSKSYAARWQKPKAPTGREGMTSHRADFKDPISNEQALGTISQQISEHLRRASKTMSLEEEKMRRTHPKLPETNFKKSASCYDVTEVSTQSSRRSRFSDDIGLYQDRTLPATLMMTSESKNNLFSKENSSLKRSNSATLRAPLNFSTPSSKSALRRSEDAQKYNDFGSQPGIGRYGGKRANRKTSVLSSSSKPSNTSDYVSDIDGSIDTSRRSNRPRSVIVDDASSSSTKERPKDKILGLADNPDKLLAYRKEIGRALKQNKGSLTVTKHEANSNSLKLQLNGLGSRFLFDDRTESQQNTMRSEAFYDYVLSETDDSIFEGGQSSDTESMAGSCATMTESGSFRVKRRQYDSDGAAKSKNSSIRSKTRHKTKRKCRRARSDGWESEPGQDSRQNKQNSKNSRQRGGIRTKVQERYSRTMETAMNEGEKVSNKNKARKRHGTYCRAEYSSVSLKSPVVGTVVEMPIYSQATWAGPGSKPRRKRQASQEKHYHLRKPPLNTDDKSDTESRRRSPRKKRQNARKLSIGGGGRFFCEYGSLPVDLSKLPKGLVAKIGGQTDQLLEPIDQLNFDKLCRPLPSLGKTEGELSARRLVSENLPPDHKDREILKNTYEYEDTGLVMTDL; encoded by the exons ATGACAACACCTGATACCGGATCAGGCTTTGAGGACCCCACAACTTTACCAAACAACG ACGAAGAATCTACCGACGACGACAATGTTGGACTCATCGTGGGACTAGCGGTTGGAATTACACTGTTTATCGTCTgcgcaatatttttttacatctG GTGCTATCGGCGAAAACATGGGCGATGGCCAAAGCCAATCAGACGTCGTCGGACACAGCGAGAAAATTTCAATCCTTATGGAAGCAAGTCATACGCCGCTAGGTGGCAGAAGCCGAAAGCGCCAACCGGGCGCGAaggtatgacgtcacatcgcGCCGATTTCAAGGACCCGATATCGAACGAGCAAGCGCTGGGCACGATTTCCCAGCAGATATCGGAACATTTGAGGAGAGCGTCAAAAACAATGTCACTGGAGGAAGAAAAGATGCGAAGAACTCATCCAAAACTCCCAGAGaccaatttcaaaaaatcgGCGTCGTGCTATGACGTTACTGAGGTCAGTACGCAATCGTCGCGTCGATCGCGTTTCAGTGACGACATCGGACTCTATCAGGATCGTACTTTGCCCGCAACTCTCATGATGACGTCAGAATCAAAAAACAATCTCTTTTCCAAAGAGAACTCCTCCTTGAAACGGTCGAATTCAGCAACGCTTCGAGCTCCGTTAAATTTCTCCACCCCGAGCAGCAAGTCCGCTCTCCGTCGCTCGGAAGACGCGCAAAAGTACAACGATTTCGGATCACAGCCCGGCATTGGAAGATACGGAGGGAAAAGAGCAAACCGGAAGACGTCAGTGCTCTCCTCCAGCAGCAAGCCTAGTAACACCTCGGACTACGTGTCGGACATTGACGGCTCCATCGACACGAGCAGACGCAGCAACCGACCGAGGTCTGTTATCGTGGACGATGCGAGCTCTTCATCGACCAAAGAGCGTCCAAAGGACAAAATATTGGGTCTGGCAGACAACCCGGATAAACTTCTAGCTTACCGCAAGGAAATAGGAAGAGCACTGAAGCAGAATAAAGGTTCACTGACAGTCACCAAACACGAAGCAAACAGTAACTCTTTAAAATTGCAACTGAATGGTCTGGGGTCGAGGTTTCTGTTTGACGATCGCACTGAGTCACAGCAGAACACGATGAGGTCGGAAGCATTCTACGACTATGTTCTCTCGGAAACGGATGATTCTATATTTGAAGGAGGACAAAGTAGCGACACGGAAAGCATGGCGGGATCCTGTGCTACCATGACGGAGTCCGGATCATTTCGGGTAAAACGGCGGCAATACGATAGCGACGGCGCCGCCAAGAGCAAAAATTCTTCCATTCGTTCGAAAACCAGGCACAAGACGAAACGAAAATGTCGGCGAGCACGAAGCGACGGTTGGGAGTCGGAACCGGGCCAAGACAGTCGACAGAATAAACAGAACAGCAAAAACTCCCGCCAGAGAGGTGGAATTCGGACTAAAGTTCAAGAGAGATATTCACGAACGATGGAAACGGCCATGAACGAAGGAGAAAAAGTCTCCAATAAAAACAAGGCAAGAAAACGACACGGAACTTACTGTCGAGCGGAATATTCTTCCGTCTCGCTTAAGTCTCCCGTTGTTGGCACGGTGGTCGAGATGCCAATTTACTCGCAAGCAACATGGGCTGGCCCTGGCAGTAAGCCACGCCGGAAACGCCAGGCCTCACAAGAGAAACACTACCATCTACGTAAACCACCCTTAAACACAGATGACAAATCAGACACAGAGTCACGACGCCGAAGTCCACGCAAAAAGAGACAAAACGCAAGAAAGCTAAGCATTGGGGGTGGAGGGCGATTCTTTTGCGAGTATGGATCGTTGCCCGTTGACCTGAGCAAATTGCCGAAGGGTCTTGTCGCGAAAATAGGAGGCCAGACCGACCAACTGTTAGAACCAATTgatcaattaaattttgataaactaTGTAGGCCACTGCCCTCATTGGGGAAAACCGAAGGGGAACTTAGTGCGCGGAGACTGGTGTCGGAGAATCTTCCACCGGATCACAAGGACAGGGAAATTCTGAAAAACACTTACGAATACGAAGACACTGGCCTCGTCATGACTGACTTATAA